Genomic segment of Mastomys coucha isolate ucsf_1 unplaced genomic scaffold, UCSF_Mcou_1 pScaffold5, whole genome shotgun sequence:
CTTCCTTTATCCCACCCTACAGCCTGTAGTCCTGGATTGCCAGCCTCACCTGAGTGTTGAACCAAGCCTCCACGTCTCTACGGTTATTCTCCACCAGGGTCTCATACTGGCATCGCATGTCATCCAGTATCTTGTTGAGATCCACTGGGGGAGCAGCATCCACCTCCACATTCAATCGGTCCCCAAGCTGGGAACGGAGTGCATTGACTTCCTGCAGTGGCAAAGTAAGATGACATGAGGCTGTAGAAAAGCTTGCTGGCTTGGTAGGTTCAATAACTTGGGTTCAAACTCATTCCTCACTTGGGTACCGTGAGATAGAAGAGCTGACCTCTTTGAACATGGGTCCCCCACACGCACTCCACTGGTCTATCTATACTAACCCCTCCTGAGGATTTGGGGGATGACCCAGCACCAGGCAAATAGAATTATTATCAGACACCATAATCCAAATAGAGTTGTAGCATCATGGGTGAGGTCTCTGTGTGACTGTAGGCAAATGACTTCACATCTTTATGACCATCTTCTCAGCTGTGAAAAGGAGCTTACGATGGGAGCTAACTCTTGGAACCATTGTGAAGGTGAGACAGATGTACTGTTTCACATCCTGCCATACAATAAGCCCGAGGGCCAGCAGGGATTCCTCAGCAGGATGAGGACCTTGGGGATCATGTGGCAGCAACCTCACCTCTTCATGGTTCCTCTTGAGACACAATAGCTCCTCCTTCAGGGACTCCACCTGCGCCTCCAAGTCAGCCTTACACAAGGTCAGCTCATCCAAGATCCGGCGTAGACCATTGATGTCAGCCTCTACCAGCTGCCTCATGGACAACTCCGTCTcatacctacacacagagaaCCCTGCTAAGCCTGCAGCAAGAGGAGCCCTGTGTCATAGCTAACTTGAAGTCAGAAGCACAGTGGCCCTTTCTCGTGTCCCAGGAGGGATCCAGGGCCTCTGCCAGGTCTTCCCATTTACAATTGTATCTGGCTTTATTCCCACCTCATCAGCTCCTAAAGGTAGTGGTCAGATTTGGCACAGATCAAACATCTCCTGCTTGGGCTACTCACTTGGTCCGGAAGTCATCGGCAGCCAGCTTGGCATTGTCAATTTGTAATATCAGCCTGGCATTCTCAGACTTGGTCAGCAGGATCTGAAAAACAAGAGGTTTTCCCTGAACTGCGGAAGATCCAGCAATGAGATGAGTGTGGAGTGGGAAACCAGCACACAGATGCTTCTAAAACCAGGCAAAGTTTTCAAATATCCAGACATGGAGGGAAAGGAGGGCCCAGGAAGGACACCACACCACTGGTCCATCAGTCCTGGCTTCTGTAGCCTCCAAGACGGCTCAGTAGGCTATATCAGGGTGAGGCAGGCCTGGTATCTGATTCTGGATCCCACGTTCAAGTTATATGATCTCAGGCAAGTTGCTAAGCCTCTCAAAATTCAACCTTCTTTATGTTAGATGACTATAGTAATACCCATATCTCCAGGATGAAGACTAAGTAAGCTAATAGCTAAGAAGGTGTCAGATACAGTACTACACCAAGTGGGGACAAAGGACACGATCCTTCCATCCCTAAGCTAAGATGGTGAAGCAAATAGAAGAATGGCTGGTAACAGGGCACACAGACCAGCAAAGAAGCCTGGGTCCCCAGTGAACCAAGTCCCAGAGAGTAGAGCTCTCCTTCCAGAATTCTCTGTAAGCTTCAGTCCTATCTGGTTGAGTCTTAGATTGAAAGCTTCCTGGAGTCATCTGGCCAGCTGGAAGGACCTGGCTCATTCATTACCTTCTGCTGCAAATCCTCAGCAGTCTTGAAGTAGGATTGGTAGTCCGGGCAGATGTATGGGATCTGACACTCATACCACTCTCGGATGCGGCACTCCAGCTGTGCGTTCTCCTGCTCCAGCTGCCGCACCTTCTCCAGGTAGTTGGCCAGTCGGTCATTCAGGACCTGCATGGTCGCCTTCTCATTGCCATTGAAGGCACCCTCGCAGAACCAGCCCCCACTCCCAGTAAAGCCAGAGGAGTGGCACCCAGAGGACAGGTAGGAGCCTGGCAAGCAGCTCCCAAGGCCAGAGAAGCCTGTCCTGAAGGAAGACACAGACCCCACAGTGCCAACCAGACTGGGGGCCCTGCAGGAGCCCATGGAGTGGATGGAAGATATCCGAGAGAAGCTCCCTGTGGTGCCACAGAGGCCCTTGGCAGACCCAGAAGAGAAGGTCGGGGTGCAGATCTGGGTGGCCATGATCTATCGAGGAAGGTCGCTGAATAGGTAGGATCACAAGTTGTGGATTCTCCAGGCCTCCCTGGAGTGCTTATATACAATCTTCATGGGGTGTTGTCATGTTCCAAGCCTTTAGCTCTTGAGAAAGCCCTGTCCGATCCCAGAAAGCCCATCTCATTACAATGTCATTTTTGCCATTCATCAGAATTTCTTtccttgtaaaagaaaaaaaaaaacattgaattgggTTTGCTAAGTCAGGACTCTCAGCCATCGTCATTCTCTAGCAGACTGAATTTTATTGCCACTTCAAAGAGTCTTTGCCTGAGACCTCATAAATTGGGAGTGGCCTTGCATATGACATTTAGTTTCTGTCCTCCCTACCTGCCTTCCCTTGAGGAACCCATTTTGTCCATCCCACTCCCACAGCTGCTCATCTGTGCCTGGGCCACTGGAGCAATGGAAAAGGAGTGAAGGGATCGTGATGGAATATTATTCCAccataaacaaaaaagaaaaatatggattttgcagaaaaataaatgaaactggaAAGTATTGTGTTGAGTGGGGAAGCTGATAAATGTCATGTGTTCTCTACCATATATGGATCCTAGCTTCTCATTTTAACACCTGGGTGTTTATGTCAGAGTGTGTGTACAGGTCAGACAAGGAAGCCCTAAAAGAGACATTAAAGGGTGGGGGCGAAGAAGGTAACGGAATGTGTGGTGTGAATATAGAAAGGTCATAGTGGGGTAAAAAGGTTAAGTTAAGGATAGGGTCAGGAAGacaagggaagaaaggaatggagagCAGAGTCaagcaaagtgaataaatatctatttatataaatacattccATAAAGAACTAATAACTCATAagctatttaaaaagtaaaataatgttcaacaagatggctcagtgggcagaagCTCTtgcctgacaacctgggtttgatccttggATCTCAAAGTAGAAGAAAAGACCTCATTTATGcaggatgtcctctgacctcctcacatacaacacacacactgtaacATGGGCATGTTTGCACTCAGACACACCTAtcatgaacacatgcacagaagaaggagaaggagaaggaggaggaggaagaggaaaaggaagaagaagaggaagaagaatttccagaataaaagtttaaaagagagaaagtgtgCTAGGCCAGTGGTATGCCTTAGtgaataaaggtgcttgcagccaagtcTGATGAGCTACAATTCAATGCCCAGGCCCACGTGGCAGAAGGAAAGGATCCACTACAACAAGTTTTCCTTTCATCCTCACACATGCACCAGGCTTGCatgcacccatgtacacacatacacacaaaataagtaagtataacttttagattttaaattaaGGAAATTGGAAGAGAAGAAGATGTGGTTGTATACCTGCGGTGTCCGGGGCTGTAAGTCTTCTGGTTTGAATGATAACAATCATAGAAAGTGGTTGACCATGACCAGGAAACCTCAGCCAATTGTGGTCCATTCCTTACATGCTCACTCATTGTAACCAAGGGTGAGTGGTCATACTTAAATCTGAAACCAGGCCTCTTAGACCCCCAACTCAGGGTACCTAGAATTTAGGGACAAGAGATAAACATTCAAGTCCTGGCTCTGTCAATCATTTTCCCTGTGACACTGGGCATGTTACGCTTCTGGGATCCTTGGTGGCCTGGTGGGAACAGTGGAGATCATTGCGCTGTTCCAACTCTGTCACACAGATACAAGGAGgatccaaagacagctacagatGTTCTTTGAAGGCCCCTGCATGCTTTGGAAGTGCTAGTCAGTCAAAAAGACAGTCTCTGGTGGTGATTTCTGGTAAGGACAGCAAAGGCTCATGGGTATAAACACCCTGCTGGAGTTCCTGAGGTCTCTGTGTTCCCTAGGCACAGTTATGGTGACAGTGGGGGGAGGAGATATCCCATAACCAATCCTTCAGACAGTTCACGAGCTGGTCTTCATTGAATCCACCTGCCTGGAGCCGTGAGAAGGGCTGGAAGACTGCTTCCCTTGTGGCCTTTGTCTCCCCCGGAATCTAAACCATTTAGATGTTCCTGGTCACTGAACACATCCCAGATATGACCAATAGTagagaaggaataaaaagaacaaagccaATACTACCAGACTCCTAAACAAATCATGAGAGGAGACTCTGAAAATTGTGGACCAGAGATAAATACGGCTCTTCTCCTTCAAACCCTGGACTTTCCCAAGTATAGGAGATGACCCTGATTGCTCTCCTCCTATAGAGTCATTTCGCAAAGCTGGCATTTATGGAAGCATTTATGTGCTTCtgaagctgtggttctcaacctcttaAAACACTTTATACGCTTCTCTCTGAGATTACTCAAGGAGGGTGATTGGCTGTGGAGAACACACCCAGGATGGCAGACACCTCCACAGGAGCCTGAGAGCAGCTCCACACAGCTCTTCCTCATAGAGAGCAGGGGCTAATCAGCCTCTGCCCCTACTGTTCTAGATGCCCCAACAACAACTTCCTCATGGCTGCCTATCTCCCAGCTCTTCTGAGAGGCTAAGACTACCCTATCCTGGGGCTTCTTGATTCAGCAGTGTAGACACTGTGGGTTGAACAATTCTGAGTTCTTCAGGGCTACTCTGCATACTGTAAGGTTTCTGTGGCATGTCTCACCTCCACTACTTGATGCCACTCTCTTCTCTGGCTCCCTCTCTGTCCCGTCCTCCTTCCATACCAAGTGCCCTGGGTTTCTGGGTAGGAGGGAACTCACCCTAACTCCCTGATCCCTTTACACAGGGGCCCCGGTTGAAGGCCAAGTTGTACAGGAGGCTTTCCCAGGCTGACTGGGCcctgctcattcattcattcacttactcaATGAATATTCATTGGGTCCTACATTACACCAAGATTGTTCTAGGTGTGAAGAGAGTTGTTGAAAAGGCTGAAGTTTCTGCATTCACAGAGAGAGCGTGCATTACTTCTTGGCCTACTTGCCTAAGACCAAA
This window contains:
- the Krt36 gene encoding keratin, type I cuticular Ha6, encoding MATQICTPTFSSGSAKGLCGTTGSFSRISSIHSMGSCRAPSLVGTVGSVSSFRTGFSGLGSCLPGSYLSSGCHSSGFTGSGGWFCEGAFNGNEKATMQVLNDRLANYLEKVRQLEQENAQLECRIREWYECQIPYICPDYQSYFKTAEDLQQKILLTKSENARLILQIDNAKLAADDFRTKYETELSMRQLVEADINGLRRILDELTLCKADLEAQVESLKEELLCLKRNHEEEVNALRSQLGDRLNVEVDAAPPVDLNKILDDMRCQYETLVENNRRDVEAWFNTQTEELNQQVVSSSEQLQCCQTEIIELRRTVNALEIELQAQQSMRNSLESTLAETEARYSSQLGQMQCLITNVESQLAEIRCDLERQNHEYQVLLDVKARLESEIATYRRLLDGEDCKLPAHPCSTECKPAVRVPYIPSTTCTTAVPCTPAGPCTPAPQVSTQIRTITEEIRDGRVISSREHVVPRAM